From the genome of Candidatus Dormiibacterota bacterium, one region includes:
- a CDS encoding CapA family protein, with translation MQATLYSRPDPAAGATCRLVAVGDLMLSGEVSRRHPPDRGPVHLFDDVAPILRSGDIVFGNLETPLCDPPVKRTMFRAHPAFAQTLATAGFNVLSLANNHILEYGPDSLQQCARVVSECGIAVLGAGENQAAACRPVIVNRHGLRVGFLGFGRTLQTQKDPSRPGFVEWDEDLAVREVRDLKGSVDILVVSIHIGYMWLDYPSPEFKAAADRLLAEGAHVVLMHHAHVLQGYQVRDGRLAIFNLGNFIADITEGETRVEPVPELQIESAVFLIDLDRRGVVAVAAVPIVMTPDLRVVVAPDEHARRIIDRNERIALEIESGAYRSGFWRQRAELNTGHTLDWLVVHLRNRDWRELGTNLAKTRPHHLAMLARYAVGRLETLWKRL, from the coding sequence ATGCAGGCCACACTGTACAGCCGCCCCGATCCAGCCGCGGGCGCCACCTGCCGGCTGGTCGCCGTGGGGGATCTGATGCTCTCGGGGGAGGTCAGCCGCCGTCACCCTCCGGATCGCGGCCCGGTGCATCTGTTCGATGACGTCGCGCCGATCCTGCGCTCGGGGGACATCGTCTTCGGAAACCTCGAGACTCCGTTGTGCGATCCTCCGGTCAAAAGAACGATGTTCCGGGCGCACCCGGCGTTTGCGCAGACCCTGGCCACGGCGGGATTCAACGTGCTTTCGCTCGCGAACAACCACATCCTCGAATACGGTCCGGACAGTCTGCAGCAATGTGCCCGTGTGGTTTCCGAGTGCGGCATCGCGGTGCTCGGCGCGGGTGAAAACCAGGCGGCCGCGTGCCGTCCGGTGATCGTGAATCGCCACGGGCTGCGGGTCGGTTTTCTCGGGTTCGGACGCACGCTGCAGACCCAGAAGGATCCGTCCCGGCCGGGCTTTGTCGAATGGGACGAGGATCTCGCGGTCCGGGAGGTGCGGGATCTCAAGGGTTCGGTGGACATCCTCGTCGTGTCCATCCATATCGGCTACATGTGGCTCGACTATCCCAGCCCGGAGTTCAAGGCGGCTGCCGACAGGCTGCTCGCCGAAGGGGCCCATGTCGTCCTGATGCACCACGCCCATGTCCTGCAGGGTTATCAGGTCCGGGACGGGCGCCTGGCGATCTTCAACCTCGGCAACTTCATCGCGGACATCACCGAGGGCGAGACCAGGGTCGAGCCGGTCCCGGAGCTGCAGATCGAGTCGGCCGTCTTCCTGATCGACCTGGATCGGCGCGGAGTCGTCGCGGTGGCGGCCGTGCCGATCGTGATGACACCCGACCTGAGGGTCGTCGTCGCCCCGGACGAGCACGCGCGGCGCATCATCGACAGGAACGAGAGAATCGCGCTGGAGATCGAGTCGGGAGCGTATCGCTCGGGGTTCTGGCGCCAGCGGGCGGAGCTCAACACGGGCCACACCCTGGACTGGCTCGTGGTCCACCTCAGAAATCGCGACTGGCGGGAGCTCGGGACGAACCTCGCGAAGACGCGGCCGCACCACCTGGCCATGCTGGCCCGCTATGCCGTCGGGAGACTGGAGACGCTGTGGAAGCGTCTCTGA
- a CDS encoding glycosyltransferase family 2 protein — MEASLKEPIFVTVVVPVRNEAAFIGRSLGAVLDQDYPSDFMEVIVADGRSEDATREAVREMMKHHANLKLIDNPSRIVPTGLNLAIREAKGVIIIRVDGHTLVARDYVSECVDALRRTGADNVGGPMRAGGEGRFGRAVAAATSSRFGVGGARFHYSDKEEWVDTVYMGAWRRAALDRAGLFDEEMVRDQDDELNYRLLDRGGRILLSPRIQSSYTVRGNSRSLWRQYFQYGYWKVRVIQKHPRQVRLRHLVPPAFAAALVGSVIAACLVPRAVFLWAAVPASYAAANLLASIASARRAGGSLLAHLAMIYAILHLSYGVGFLAGVARFCGRWREPAARRSSPVTGGDASA, encoded by the coding sequence GTGGAAGCGTCTCTGAAGGAACCGATCTTCGTCACGGTCGTCGTGCCTGTCCGCAACGAGGCGGCGTTCATAGGGCGCAGCCTCGGGGCGGTCCTCGACCAGGACTACCCCTCCGATTTCATGGAGGTCATCGTCGCGGATGGTCGATCTGAAGACGCGACCCGGGAGGCTGTGCGGGAGATGATGAAGCACCACGCCAACCTCAAGTTGATCGACAATCCTTCGCGCATCGTCCCCACGGGGTTGAACCTGGCCATCCGCGAGGCGAAGGGCGTTATCATCATCCGCGTGGACGGTCACACGCTCGTCGCCCGCGATTACGTCTCGGAGTGCGTCGACGCGCTGCGCCGCACCGGGGCGGACAACGTAGGCGGTCCGATGCGGGCCGGGGGGGAAGGCCGGTTCGGGCGCGCGGTGGCCGCGGCGACGAGCTCGCGGTTCGGGGTCGGCGGAGCCCGATTCCATTACTCGGACAAGGAGGAGTGGGTCGACACGGTCTACATGGGAGCCTGGCGGCGTGCGGCGCTCGATCGTGCGGGCCTGTTCGACGAAGAGATGGTGCGCGACCAGGACGACGAGCTGAATTATCGCCTTCTCGATCGCGGGGGTCGTATCCTGCTCAGCCCTCGCATCCAGTCGTCCTACACGGTGCGGGGGAATTCCCGTTCGCTGTGGCGCCAGTATTTCCAGTACGGATACTGGAAGGTGCGCGTCATTCAGAAGCATCCACGCCAGGTCCGCCTGCGGCATCTCGTTCCGCCGGCGTTCGCGGCCGCGCTGGTCGGATCGGTCATCGCCGCCTGTCTCGTGCCGCGCGCCGTATTCCTCTGGGCGGCGGTACCCGCGTCGTACGCCGCCGCCAACCTCCTTGCGTCGATCGCCTCGGCGAGGCGCGCGGGCGGGTCGCTGCTGGCGCATCTCGCGATGATCTATGCCATTCTCCACCTGTCCTATGGGGTCGGCTTCCTCGCAGGCGTGGCGAGGTTTTGCGGGAGGTGGCGCGAGCCGGCCGCCCGCCGGTCGAGCCCCGTGACGGGCGGTGACGCCTCGGCGTGA
- a CDS encoding DegT/DnrJ/EryC1/StrS family aminotransferase — MTVRRNHIPFYKPWTDAREIAQASGAIRSGWLTTGPRVGRFEERIRRMVRARHAVALNSCTAALHLSLAAAGVGRGDEVITSPYTFAATGEAILYLGARPVLADIDPRTLNIDPEAAARAVTRRTRALVPVHIAGLPCDMRSLLGLARRKRLKVVDDAAHALGSWVDGRPIGSLSDLTCFSFYATKNLTTGEGGMVTTDDAEAAQRVRRLSLHGLTHDAWKRYTRAGSWKYDVVEMGFKYNMTDLAAGLGLAQAAKFPAMQARRRRLARRYTALLAGVDAFDPPPEPRGVVHAWHLYILRLRPGVLRIGRDQLIELLKERGIATSVHFLPLHLHSFYRATFGFRRGNFPHTERESARALSLPLYPGLTRAAQDRVAGTLLDLARRYRR, encoded by the coding sequence GTGACGGTGAGAAGGAATCACATACCGTTCTACAAGCCCTGGACCGACGCTCGAGAGATCGCCCAGGCCAGCGGTGCGATCCGATCGGGATGGCTCACGACCGGGCCCAGGGTCGGGCGTTTCGAGGAGCGGATCCGCCGGATGGTGCGCGCGCGCCACGCGGTCGCCCTCAACTCGTGCACCGCCGCCCTGCACCTCTCCCTCGCCGCCGCCGGCGTCGGGCGCGGCGACGAGGTGATTACCAGCCCGTACACGTTCGCCGCCACGGGGGAGGCCATCCTGTACCTCGGCGCCCGCCCGGTTCTTGCCGACATCGATCCTCGTACGCTGAACATCGACCCCGAAGCGGCGGCGCGCGCGGTGACCCGCAGGACGCGGGCCCTCGTCCCCGTGCACATAGCGGGACTGCCGTGCGACATGCGTTCGCTCCTGGGTCTCGCGCGACGGAAGCGACTGAAGGTCGTGGACGACGCCGCCCACGCGCTCGGCTCGTGGGTGGACGGCCGTCCCATCGGGTCCCTCTCGGACCTGACCTGCTTCAGCTTCTACGCGACGAAGAACCTGACGACGGGGGAGGGGGGGATGGTCACGACGGACGACGCCGAGGCGGCGCAACGCGTCCGGCGCCTGAGCCTCCACGGTCTGACTCACGATGCCTGGAAGCGCTACACGCGCGCCGGATCCTGGAAATATGACGTCGTCGAAATGGGGTTCAAGTACAACATGACCGACCTTGCGGCCGGTCTCGGGCTGGCCCAGGCCGCCAAGTTTCCGGCCATGCAGGCGAGGCGTCGCCGTCTGGCGCGCCGATACACCGCCCTGCTCGCAGGTGTCGATGCGTTCGATCCTCCGCCCGAGCCGCGTGGCGTGGTGCACGCCTGGCACCTGTACATCCTCCGCCTGCGCCCGGGCGTCCTCCGGATCGGTCGCGACCAGCTCATTGAACTCCTCAAGGAGCGGGGCATCGCGACGAGCGTGCACTTCCTGCCCCTCCACCTCCATTCCTTCTACCGCGCGACCTTCGGATTCCGCAGGGGGAATTTTCCGCACACGGAGCGCGAATCCGCCCGGGCGCTCTCGCTCCCCCTGTATCCGGGACTGACCCGGGCGGCCCAGGACCGCGTCGCGGGAACGCTCCTGGACCTGGCTCGCCGCTACCGTAGATGA
- a CDS encoding sugar transferase — MTLGRAYCRGPVKRVFDVAISVAALIVLAPVFLIVSIVVLLASGRPVLFTQERVGMDGRPFRLVKFRTMHRAAAAGLPLTGRGDPRVTRPGRFLRAAKLDELPQLWNVLRGGMSLVGPRPEVPRYVALYTIEQRRVLEVRPGLTDPASVLFRDEEALIGSVPERQRETFYLETVLPKKLRMNLEYIDRASVAYDLALVLKTIRIVLWPASS; from the coding sequence ATGACCCTGGGGCGCGCCTACTGCCGGGGGCCGGTCAAGAGGGTCTTCGATGTCGCGATTTCCGTCGCTGCCCTGATCGTCCTTGCGCCTGTATTCCTGATCGTCTCCATCGTCGTCCTCCTGGCGTCCGGGCGGCCCGTGCTGTTCACGCAGGAGCGCGTCGGGATGGACGGGCGTCCGTTCCGGCTGGTCAAATTCAGGACCATGCACCGCGCCGCGGCAGCCGGTCTGCCCCTCACCGGGAGGGGGGATCCGCGCGTCACGCGGCCGGGTCGCTTCCTGCGTGCCGCCAAGCTGGACGAATTGCCTCAGCTGTGGAATGTCCTCCGGGGAGGGATGTCCCTGGTCGGGCCCCGCCCCGAGGTGCCCCGCTACGTGGCGCTCTACACGATCGAGCAGCGACGGGTCCTGGAGGTGCGGCCGGGTCTCACCGACCCGGCCAGCGTGCTGTTCCGGGACGAAGAGGCGCTCATCGGCTCCGTTCCGGAGAGACAACGGGAGACGTTCTACCTCGAGACAGTTCTCCCGAAAAAACTGCGGATGAACCTGGAGTACATCGACCGGGCGAGCGTGGCCTACGACCTCGCTTTGGTGCTGAAGACGATCCGCATCGTCCTCTGGCCGGCTTCCTCCTGA
- a CDS encoding nucleoside-diphosphate sugar epimerase/dehydratase, translating into MAGDVLAVLLANILALALRFDFRWSSITEPAFRATELLLIDVILTPVVFFTVGLYQSYWKYTSLDDLLRLVRAVTYRTVGLIVLFYALGFTGLSRAVVIINTVLLLMFTGTLRLAPRFHFEFFSARRRSPGSRTLIIGAGDTGESLLRELKKTPHLDYNPIGFIDDDLEKRGIKIHGVPVLGNTRSLEKIIEEFGARQVIIAIPGVTGTAMREIFEVCRRTGAHFRTVPTRGELQRGAARVSQIRLVDMEDLLGREVVSLDNQSLRRSLSGKRVVVTGAAGSIGRELARQIATYEPEQLIVLDRNENNLFYLEAELREAHPLLNLLAIVGDVLDRKKIDRLFAHALPHVLFHAAAFKHVPLMEHNAAEAVKNNVLATRGLALSALEHGVERFVYISTDKAVRPTSVMGATKRLGERLIKSLGGERTRFISVRFGNVLGSDGSVIPTFRRQIAAGGPVTVTHPEASRYFMTIPEAVQLVLMAGAMGEENETFLLQMGQPVRIVDMARNMIELSGLRPEEDIKIVFTGLRPGEKLHEELKNDSEEALPTSNDKIMVLTGVEPLGAEDWRHYETLEEAALEGGAEEVISALRRLVLDYVPDLPATRPGATADQKVVDLFPKRRLDAQA; encoded by the coding sequence GTGGCGGGCGATGTTCTTGCCGTCCTGCTCGCCAATATCCTTGCTCTTGCCCTCCGTTTCGACTTCAGGTGGTCCAGCATCACAGAGCCGGCCTTCCGGGCCACCGAGCTCCTCCTGATCGACGTCATCCTCACACCCGTCGTGTTCTTCACCGTGGGTTTGTACCAGAGCTACTGGAAGTACACGAGCCTGGACGACCTCCTGCGCCTGGTGCGCGCCGTGACCTACAGGACCGTGGGGCTCATCGTCCTGTTCTACGCCCTCGGATTCACCGGACTCTCGCGGGCGGTCGTGATCATCAACACGGTGCTGCTCCTGATGTTCACGGGAACGCTGCGGCTCGCGCCGCGCTTCCACTTCGAGTTCTTCTCCGCCCGCCGGCGCAGCCCCGGCAGCAGGACGCTGATCATCGGCGCCGGCGACACGGGGGAGTCGCTCCTCCGAGAGCTGAAGAAGACGCCCCATCTGGACTACAACCCCATCGGTTTCATCGATGACGACCTGGAGAAGAGGGGCATCAAGATTCACGGCGTGCCGGTCCTGGGGAACACCCGCTCCTTGGAGAAAATCATCGAGGAATTCGGCGCGCGGCAGGTGATTATCGCCATCCCTGGGGTGACGGGGACCGCGATGCGGGAGATCTTCGAGGTCTGCCGGCGGACAGGCGCGCATTTCCGGACGGTCCCGACACGGGGCGAGCTGCAGCGCGGTGCCGCCCGCGTGAGCCAGATCCGCCTGGTGGACATGGAGGACCTTCTGGGACGGGAGGTGGTCAGCCTGGACAACCAGTCGCTCCGCCGGAGCCTGAGCGGAAAGAGGGTGGTCGTCACGGGAGCGGCGGGGTCGATCGGCCGGGAGCTGGCCCGGCAGATCGCCACTTACGAGCCGGAGCAGCTGATCGTCCTGGACCGCAACGAGAACAACCTGTTCTATCTCGAAGCGGAGCTGCGCGAGGCGCACCCTCTGCTCAACCTCCTGGCGATCGTGGGAGATGTCCTGGATCGCAAGAAGATCGACCGGCTCTTCGCACACGCTCTTCCCCACGTGCTTTTCCACGCCGCCGCCTTCAAGCACGTGCCGCTCATGGAGCACAATGCCGCGGAGGCGGTGAAGAACAATGTCCTGGCGACGCGCGGCCTGGCGCTGTCCGCGCTCGAACACGGGGTGGAACGATTCGTCTACATCTCGACAGACAAGGCGGTTCGGCCCACCAGCGTCATGGGAGCGACAAAACGCCTGGGCGAGCGGCTGATCAAAAGCCTCGGGGGGGAGCGCACCCGGTTCATCTCGGTGCGGTTCGGCAACGTCCTGGGCAGCGACGGATCGGTCATCCCGACGTTTCGCAGGCAGATCGCAGCCGGAGGGCCGGTCACGGTCACCCATCCGGAGGCGTCGCGCTATTTCATGACGATCCCCGAGGCGGTGCAGCTCGTCCTGATGGCCGGGGCGATGGGAGAAGAGAACGAAACCTTCCTGCTGCAGATGGGACAACCGGTGCGAATCGTGGACATGGCGAGGAACATGATCGAGCTTTCGGGCCTGAGGCCTGAGGAGGACATCAAGATCGTCTTCACCGGCCTGCGCCCCGGAGAAAAGCTGCACGAGGAGCTGAAGAACGACTCCGAGGAGGCCCTCCCGACATCCAACGACAAGATCATGGTGCTGACCGGAGTCGAGCCCCTGGGAGCGGAGGATTGGCGCCATTACGAGACCCTGGAGGAGGCCGCCCTGGAGGGCGGGGCGGAGGAGGTCATCTCCGCCCTGAGACGGCTGGTGCTCGATTACGTCCCGGATTTGCCAGCCACGCGCCCCGGGGCGACGGCCGACCAGAAGGTCGTTGATCTCTTTCCGAAGAGGCGTCTCGATGCGCAGGCGTAG
- a CDS encoding polysaccharide biosynthesis/export family protein — protein MRLRQLVLMGLVVLVHFATGPSGPVFGQGQPVATTLEGVSFKEADDGGVLQVQIAGPLPAFSCTVPAPGTRDLVIELAGTGTRLPDRLDLKNAVVPEAVIERGASGASGVRVRLAIERGFLARIEQSEHGLILRFARSSPLEMTEYRVGVGDKLEINVFGHEDLSKVVEVRADGSINYPLIGDLRVAGKTVAEIDGEVTRILGKDYLVDPQVSVDVREYQSQWVTIIGEVRTPGKYVLRRNMRVIDVLAEAGGASKEAGSQILITRQSEDGAPRQIVVDRDRLLSQNNQDSNILLQHGDILAVGEKEVFYIRGEVNKPGAYLLESGMTVLKAISLAGGFTQFANRKQVDVLRAGGSGVQSKSRVNVKAIEDGKKEDPPIRPNDTIIVPRRIF, from the coding sequence GTGAGACTGCGACAGCTCGTCCTCATGGGTCTCGTGGTGCTGGTGCACTTTGCCACCGGGCCTTCCGGCCCGGTTTTTGGGCAGGGCCAGCCGGTTGCAACGACGCTCGAAGGCGTGAGCTTCAAGGAGGCCGACGACGGGGGGGTTCTCCAGGTCCAGATCGCCGGTCCGCTCCCGGCGTTTTCGTGCACGGTTCCGGCTCCCGGGACGAGGGACCTCGTCATCGAGCTGGCGGGCACGGGCACGCGCCTCCCGGATCGTCTCGACCTCAAGAATGCCGTCGTCCCTGAGGCCGTCATCGAGAGAGGAGCGAGCGGCGCGTCCGGTGTGCGGGTCAGGCTCGCGATCGAGCGGGGATTCCTGGCGCGCATCGAACAGTCGGAACACGGGCTGATCCTTCGATTCGCGCGCTCGAGTCCCCTGGAGATGACTGAGTACCGTGTCGGGGTGGGTGACAAGCTCGAGATCAACGTATTTGGCCACGAGGATCTCTCCAAGGTGGTGGAGGTACGTGCCGACGGGTCGATCAACTACCCCCTGATCGGAGACCTGCGCGTCGCCGGCAAGACCGTGGCGGAGATCGACGGCGAGGTCACGCGGATCCTGGGGAAGGACTACCTCGTCGATCCCCAGGTGAGCGTCGACGTCCGGGAATACCAGAGCCAGTGGGTGACGATCATCGGCGAAGTCCGGACTCCCGGGAAGTATGTCCTGAGGCGGAACATGCGAGTGATCGACGTCCTGGCGGAGGCCGGCGGGGCCTCGAAGGAGGCCGGGTCGCAGATCCTGATCACACGCCAGAGCGAAGACGGCGCACCTCGACAGATTGTCGTGGACCGCGATCGCCTGCTCAGCCAGAACAACCAGGACTCCAACATTCTCCTCCAGCATGGGGACATCCTGGCTGTCGGAGAGAAGGAGGTCTTCTACATCCGTGGTGAAGTGAACAAACCGGGCGCCTATCTTCTCGAGAGCGGAATGACGGTCCTGAAGGCGATCAGCCTCGCGGGCGGGTTCACGCAGTTCGCCAACCGAAAGCAGGTGGACGTTCTGCGGGCGGGCGGCAGCGGGGTCCAGTCGAAGTCCAGGGTCAACGTGAAGGCGATCGAAGACGGGAAGAAGGAAGACCCGCCGATCCGTCCGAACGATACCATTATCGTACCTCGCCGCATTTTCTAG
- a CDS encoding polysaccharide biosynthesis tyrosine autokinase, producing MPDSLTPVEEKREVHLLDYWRTIWRGRWTILSIFVVVFTLVAIGTFTQKPSYRAQATVEITPQSRKVSPVAEAAETGMAQYGWFAEERYFNTQYEIIKSRDIARRVFDRLDLYNHPLFKESTDPIGEFTQMILVAPVKDTGIVQVSMEGLNPEEVATWVNTISEAYVDRNLDQAVEVTSKSVKALLSEIAPLKEKLEDSQRTSFEFAEKANLYVPENQQKITNDRLSTLQSELTETQVKRGEIEGLLKQIDSNHQSGGAYESIPQISGDPVVRELYASKVGLEREYERLLVTYKDKHIRVQEKQKEIEETTQKIASEVDRIIMGLRSQYDLLKDRETKLVRAIDETRSESLQVNRKASSYEMVRGEATETKRIYDLISTRVKEIDLSSSLMSNNLRILDKAPVPKVPVRPRTVLNLTVGLLLGLFLGVGMVFFLDYMDNTVRTAEDVEQYLRLNLLAIVPKQAEGTHSAVKEAYQTLRTSLLFSRKHRGANTVLITSAGPQEGKSCTAVNVARTLATAGEKVIIVDCDLRRPAIHTRLNLSRDGGVTNYILSTQGDDWRTYVKSTDQSNLFALTCGPIPPNPADVFGHERFVSLLKELRAEFDWVFIDSPPVVSLADSMILASLADMVAFVIRHNENDKELIRRCVMNVRKINPNVIGAVLNSIDLDRSHYKDYYYVGYYYYGESSSTKKSRKRRTSPPIAAVTDPDSEDKVTRIVG from the coding sequence ATGCCTGACAGCCTCACCCCCGTCGAAGAAAAGCGGGAAGTCCATCTCCTCGATTACTGGCGGACCATCTGGCGCGGCCGCTGGACCATCCTGAGCATTTTCGTGGTGGTGTTCACGCTCGTGGCCATCGGCACCTTCACGCAGAAACCGTCGTACCGGGCCCAGGCTACGGTCGAGATCACGCCCCAGTCGCGCAAGGTCTCTCCGGTTGCCGAGGCCGCGGAGACAGGGATGGCGCAATACGGCTGGTTCGCAGAGGAGCGTTACTTCAACACTCAGTACGAAATCATCAAGAGCCGCGACATCGCCCGGCGGGTTTTCGATCGTCTCGATCTTTACAACCACCCCTTGTTCAAGGAGAGCACCGACCCGATCGGGGAGTTCACGCAGATGATCCTGGTCGCGCCGGTGAAGGACACGGGCATCGTTCAGGTCAGCATGGAGGGACTCAACCCGGAAGAAGTGGCGACGTGGGTGAACACGATCTCCGAGGCCTATGTCGATCGCAACCTGGACCAGGCCGTGGAGGTGACCTCGAAGTCGGTGAAGGCGCTCCTGAGCGAGATTGCCCCTCTGAAGGAGAAACTGGAAGACAGCCAGCGCACGAGCTTCGAGTTCGCCGAGAAGGCCAATCTGTACGTTCCGGAGAATCAGCAGAAGATCACCAACGACCGCCTGTCGACGCTGCAGAGTGAGCTCACGGAGACCCAGGTCAAGCGAGGGGAAATCGAGGGGCTGCTCAAGCAGATCGACTCGAACCATCAGAGCGGGGGGGCGTACGAGAGCATTCCTCAGATCAGCGGGGATCCCGTCGTCCGGGAGCTGTACGCGTCGAAGGTCGGCCTGGAGAGGGAGTATGAGCGCCTCCTGGTGACCTACAAGGACAAGCACATCCGCGTCCAGGAGAAACAGAAGGAGATCGAAGAAACAACCCAGAAGATAGCGTCGGAGGTCGACCGGATCATCATGGGCCTGAGGTCACAGTACGATCTTCTCAAGGACCGCGAGACGAAACTGGTCAGGGCAATTGATGAAACGCGGTCCGAGAGTCTCCAGGTCAATCGCAAGGCCTCGAGCTACGAGATGGTCCGAGGGGAGGCGACGGAGACCAAGCGCATCTATGACCTGATCAGCACCCGGGTCAAGGAGATCGACCTGAGCTCGAGTCTCATGAGCAACAACCTGAGAATCCTGGACAAGGCGCCCGTCCCGAAGGTGCCAGTCCGGCCACGCACCGTCCTCAACCTGACCGTCGGTCTGCTTCTCGGGCTTTTTCTGGGTGTGGGAATGGTTTTCTTCCTGGACTACATGGACAACACCGTGAGGACGGCCGAGGACGTGGAGCAGTATCTGAGGCTGAACCTTCTTGCGATCGTTCCCAAGCAGGCGGAGGGCACGCACTCCGCCGTCAAGGAGGCCTACCAGACCCTGCGGACGAGCCTTCTCTTCTCGCGGAAGCACCGTGGCGCCAACACGGTGCTGATCACCAGCGCCGGCCCACAGGAGGGCAAGAGCTGCACGGCCGTCAACGTGGCCCGGACGCTGGCCACGGCGGGCGAAAAGGTGATCATCGTGGACTGCGATCTTCGGCGCCCGGCGATCCACACGCGCCTCAATCTCAGCAGGGACGGCGGCGTGACCAACTACATCCTGTCGACGCAGGGGGATGATTGGCGCACCTACGTCAAGAGCACGGACCAGTCGAACCTGTTTGCCTTGACCTGCGGGCCGATTCCGCCGAACCCTGCCGACGTCTTCGGTCACGAGCGGTTCGTGAGTCTCCTCAAGGAGCTGCGCGCCGAGTTCGATTGGGTGTTCATCGACTCTCCGCCTGTCGTCTCTCTCGCCGACTCCATGATCCTCGCGTCGCTGGCCGATATGGTGGCCTTTGTCATCCGGCACAACGAGAACGACAAGGAATTGATCCGGCGGTGCGTGATGAACGTCCGGAAGATCAATCCCAACGTGATCGGCGCGGTGCTCAACAGCATCGATCTCGATCGCTCGCACTATAAGGATTACTACTACGTCGGCTACTACTACTATGGCGAGTCCTCCTCCACCAAAAAGAGCAGGAAGCGCAGGACGTCGCCGCCCATCGCCGCCGTGACGGATCCCGACTCGGAAGACAAGGTCACCCGTATCGTCGGGTGA
- a CDS encoding class I SAM-dependent methyltransferase → MDHARDHRPHPVEEQRAERSRIERVYSAYSSDPYYGKIWSDDTARFILERKWEEIGRVLGAEGVDTSMTRLLDLGAGSGGDCDRFRHLGLRPERIVALDLLREYPPIARRSHPWLAAVQADGALLPLRDDSFDVVYQSTMLSSVLDRDRRTRILREVGRVLARGGLFVSYDTRYPNPWNRNTCPVSSAEIGAAFPGCQVRVHSTTPIPQLIRLVRFLPRAVWRAIERIPPLRSHLLVVVRKV, encoded by the coding sequence ATGGATCACGCCCGCGACCACCGGCCGCACCCCGTCGAGGAACAGCGGGCGGAGCGCAGCCGGATAGAGCGCGTCTACAGCGCCTATTCCTCAGATCCCTATTACGGAAAAATCTGGAGCGACGATACCGCCCGTTTCATCCTCGAACGGAAGTGGGAAGAGATCGGCCGCGTGCTGGGCGCAGAGGGCGTGGACACTTCCATGACGCGCCTCCTTGATCTGGGTGCCGGTAGTGGGGGAGATTGCGACCGATTCAGGCATCTCGGGCTTCGTCCCGAGCGTATCGTCGCCCTCGACCTCCTTCGGGAATACCCCCCCATAGCCAGGAGGTCCCACCCCTGGCTGGCTGCAGTGCAGGCGGATGGTGCGCTCCTCCCGTTGCGCGACGATTCGTTCGACGTCGTCTACCAGTCGACCATGCTGTCGAGCGTCCTTGACCGGGACCGGAGGACTCGGATTCTCCGCGAGGTCGGGCGGGTTCTCGCGCGCGGCGGGTTGTTCGTATCCTACGACACGCGTTACCCGAACCCCTGGAACAGGAACACGTGTCCCGTGTCGTCCGCCGAGATCGGCGCAGCCTTCCCGGGATGCCAGGTCCGCGTCCACAGCACGACGCCGATCCCCCAGCTCATTCGCCTTGTCCGATTCCTTCCCCGCGCGGTGTGGCGCGCCATCGAGAGGATTCCCCCGCTCCGCTCGCATCTTCTCGTTGTCGTACGGAAGGTGTGA